A genomic region of Ewingella sp. CoE-038-23 contains the following coding sequences:
- a CDS encoding type 1 glutamine amidotransferase domain-containing protein has translation MKLLIVLTSHDRLGDTGKKTGFWLEEFTAPYYQFLDAGAELTLASPKGGQPPLDPKSDEPDAQTETTDRFRQDKSAQRALGNTVKLSTVKADDFDAVFYPGGHGPLWDLAEDADSVKLIESFWAAGKPVASVCHAPGVLRDVKDQHGLPLVKDKRVTGFSNSEEDAVGLTDIVPFLVEDELKKNGGDYSKAADWRPYVVTDGNLITGQNPASSASVAQALLKLLGGEIAK, from the coding sequence ATGAAATTACTGATTGTATTAACGTCACACGACAGGCTCGGCGATACCGGCAAGAAAACCGGCTTTTGGCTGGAAGAGTTCACCGCCCCCTACTACCAGTTTCTGGATGCAGGGGCCGAGCTGACGCTGGCGTCACCTAAGGGCGGTCAGCCGCCGCTAGACCCAAAAAGCGATGAGCCGGATGCGCAGACAGAAACCACCGACCGTTTTCGTCAGGATAAATCAGCCCAGCGCGCGCTGGGTAATACGGTGAAATTATCCACGGTGAAAGCCGATGATTTTGACGCAGTATTTTATCCCGGCGGCCACGGCCCGCTGTGGGATCTGGCTGAAGATGCTGATTCCGTGAAGCTGATTGAGTCTTTTTGGGCGGCGGGCAAGCCCGTTGCCAGCGTGTGCCACGCGCCCGGCGTGCTGCGTGATGTAAAAGACCAGCACGGGCTGCCGCTGGTGAAAGACAAACGCGTCACCGGTTTCAGTAATAGTGAAGAAGACGCGGTTGGCCTCACTGACATCGTGCCGTTTTTGGTCGAAGATGAATTGAAGAAAAACGGCGGCGATTACAGCAAAGCGGCCGACTGGCGGCCTTACGTGGTGACTGACGGCAATCTGATCACCGGGCAAAATCCGGCCTCCTCGGCCAGTGTCGCGCAGGCGCTATTGAAGCTGCTGGGTGGCGAAATCGCTAAATGA
- a CDS encoding methyl-accepting chemotaxis protein, whose amino-acid sequence MSLFSGITRIFNNANIATKLAAGFTLVLLLGSSIAASGIYHLTSISERAEKATLLKKVNDLLAEAKYTRLSYMANHDQKFVEQNRQALDKLEVRLAEVATYHWQPVDQAQVDAMPENIRRYRENWQHTLNPPAGSDPQQISDSLAAAGLALTSASDQLLNHEMAYTQEEVSRTIKEMLIIITIAILTGALLSWRMTRQITVPLRHTLDVAQRIAAGDLTAHIRSQSNDEVGQLTRAVEGMNQNLRGIIGDIRNGVTQVTRASSEIAAGNIDLSARTEQQASALGQTAASMEELTATVKQNADNASQASKLASSAADTAGRGGKLVSDVVGVMKDIAVSSKQISEITSVINSIAFQTNILALNAAVEAARAGEQGRGFAVVASEVRNLAQRSGQAAKEIETLIGLSVSKVNSGSALVGKAGDTMEEIVQSVSHVTSIIHEIASASEEQSRGIGQIALAVAEMDTVTQQNSALVQQSANAAASLDEQAVNLEETVAIFRLGNEPVAQA is encoded by the coding sequence ATGAGTTTATTTTCAGGGATCACCCGCATTTTCAATAACGCCAACATCGCTACCAAGCTAGCCGCAGGATTCACGCTGGTTCTGCTGCTCGGTTCCTCGATTGCCGCCTCAGGCATTTACCATCTCACCAGCATTAGCGAGCGAGCCGAAAAGGCCACGCTGCTCAAGAAAGTGAATGATTTACTGGCCGAAGCCAAATACACCCGGCTTTCGTATATGGCGAATCATGACCAGAAGTTTGTCGAGCAAAACCGTCAGGCGCTCGACAAGTTAGAAGTGCGACTGGCAGAAGTGGCAACCTACCACTGGCAGCCGGTCGATCAGGCGCAGGTTGACGCCATGCCGGAGAATATCCGCCGTTACCGTGAAAACTGGCAGCACACGCTGAACCCGCCAGCGGGCAGCGATCCGCAGCAAATCAGCGACAGCCTGGCGGCGGCCGGACTGGCCCTGACCTCGGCGTCGGACCAGCTTCTCAACCACGAAATGGCCTACACCCAAGAGGAAGTCAGCCGCACCATCAAAGAGATGCTGATCATCATCACTATTGCCATTCTGACCGGGGCACTGCTGTCGTGGCGCATGACGCGCCAAATCACCGTGCCGCTGCGCCACACGCTGGACGTGGCCCAGCGCATCGCGGCGGGCGACTTAACCGCGCACATTCGCAGCCAAAGCAATGACGAAGTGGGGCAGCTCACCCGCGCCGTGGAGGGGATGAACCAGAACCTGCGCGGCATCATTGGGGATATCCGCAATGGCGTGACCCAAGTGACCCGCGCCTCGAGTGAAATCGCGGCGGGCAACATTGACCTTTCTGCCAGAACGGAGCAGCAGGCGTCGGCGCTGGGGCAGACGGCAGCCAGCATGGAAGAGCTGACCGCGACGGTGAAGCAAAACGCCGATAACGCCAGTCAGGCCAGCAAACTGGCTTCTTCTGCCGCCGACACGGCAGGGCGCGGCGGCAAGCTGGTTAGCGACGTGGTGGGGGTGATGAAAGACATCGCCGTCAGCTCGAAGCAGATTTCTGAAATCACCTCGGTCATCAACAGCATCGCCTTCCAGACCAATATTCTGGCGCTGAATGCCGCGGTTGAAGCCGCGCGCGCCGGAGAGCAGGGGCGCGGTTTTGCCGTGGTGGCCAGCGAAGTGCGCAATCTGGCACAGCGCAGCGGGCAGGCGGCAAAAGAGATTGAAACCCTGATTGGCCTGTCGGTGAGCAAAGTCAACAGCGGCTCGGCGCTGGTGGGCAAGGCCGGGGACACCATGGAAGAGATTGTCCAGTCGGTGAGCCACGTGACCAGCATCATTCATGAGATTGCCTCGGCGTCGGAAGAGCAGAGCCGCGGCATCGGCCAGATAGCGCTGGCGGTGGCGGAAATGGACACCGTGACCCAGCAGAACTCGGCGCTGGTGCAGCAGTCGGCCAACGCCGCCGCGTCGCTGGACGAGCAGGCGGTAAATCTCGAAGAGACGGTGGCTATTTTCCGCCTCGGCAATGAGCCGGTCGCGCAAGCCTAA
- a CDS encoding putative acyl-CoA thioester hydrolase: MKLTTLSRACAILSASLVLAACSSSHEGVSTQVAPGTAANPILSPDEAANFTAKNYLAFGGRSLQVQQQGWFPSVSDISAAKTNFVVGTQMGADGAAYTSIQQAVEAALRVRNHGERVFIKILPGTYTGAVYIPAGSPPITLFGAGNSAGDVVIQQGLEASATPAVYRATVNPNGQFIPGNRSEYMFKDCSDQQSETIGAGCTATVWAQSSSLQLQNLTVTNSLLDTVDAGDHPAVALRTDGDNIVLDNVHIIGRQNTLMLTTANIKNQPNNSRYSRAYVHNSLIEGDVDYVIGRSSAVFDRVEFHTVSSRGVKQASIFSPNTPANVPYGFLVTNSTLTSDRGFEGQAAKAQLGRAWDQGAENGGYVPGTTPNSQVVIRDSQIDSGYNQVNPWGDAAVSGRAFAGNVPKDEKQARDLNDVNFNRLWQFNNVITAPAK; this comes from the coding sequence GTGAAATTAACTACCCTGTCGCGCGCCTGCGCTATTTTGTCAGCCAGCCTGGTTCTGGCCGCTTGTAGCAGCAGTCACGAAGGTGTTTCAACCCAAGTTGCTCCGGGCACAGCCGCCAACCCAATTCTTAGCCCAGACGAAGCGGCGAACTTTACCGCCAAAAACTATCTGGCCTTCGGCGGGCGCTCTCTTCAGGTTCAGCAGCAAGGCTGGTTCCCTTCTGTCAGCGATATTTCTGCCGCGAAAACTAACTTCGTGGTAGGTACCCAGATGGGCGCCGACGGCGCAGCTTACACCAGCATTCAGCAAGCCGTTGAAGCCGCCCTGCGCGTGCGTAACCACGGCGAGCGCGTGTTCATCAAAATCCTGCCAGGCACCTACACCGGCGCGGTTTACATCCCGGCTGGCTCACCGCCAATCACCCTGTTCGGTGCTGGCAACAGCGCGGGCGACGTGGTGATCCAGCAAGGTCTGGAAGCATCGGCTACCCCTGCGGTGTACCGCGCGACGGTCAACCCGAATGGCCAGTTCATTCCGGGCAACCGCAGCGAATACATGTTCAAAGATTGTAGCGATCAGCAGTCTGAAACCATTGGCGCGGGCTGTACGGCCACCGTCTGGGCACAGAGCAGCAGCCTGCAATTGCAGAACCTGACCGTGACCAACAGCCTGTTGGATACAGTAGACGCGGGTGACCATCCGGCGGTGGCTCTGCGCACCGACGGCGACAACATCGTGCTGGATAACGTACATATTATTGGCCGCCAGAACACCCTGATGCTGACCACCGCGAACATCAAAAACCAGCCGAACAACAGCCGTTATAGCCGTGCTTACGTGCATAACAGCCTGATTGAAGGTGACGTGGATTACGTGATTGGTCGCTCAAGCGCGGTATTCGATCGCGTTGAGTTCCACACCGTGAGCAGCCGTGGCGTGAAGCAAGCCTCCATCTTCTCTCCAAACACCCCGGCCAACGTGCCTTACGGCTTCCTGGTGACCAACAGCACCCTGACCTCTGATCGCGGTTTTGAAGGTCAGGCGGCGAAAGCCCAGCTGGGACGTGCATGGGATCAAGGCGCTGAAAACGGCGGTTATGTGCCGGGCACCACGCCAAACAGCCAGGTTGTTATCCGCGATAGCCAAATCGACAGCGGCTACAACCAAGTCAACCCGTGGGGCGATGCAGCCGTGTCTGGCCGCGCCTTCGCCGGTAACGTGCCGAAAGATGAGAAGCAGGCGCGTGACCTGAATGACGTGAACTTCAACCGTCTGTGGCAGTTCAACAACGTGATCACCGCGCCGGCTAAATAA
- a CDS encoding kinase inhibitor produces MTFTLTSNDLKDGEKMPEAQVFNGMGYQGQNISPHLAWSGAPEGTKSFAITCYDPDAPTGSGWWHWGVANIPADVSELAQGAGSGKAELPHRAVQTRTDFGKAGYGGAAPPQGESHRYQFTIYALDVDSLEVDENASGAYLGFNIHFHTIGKSSLTVLYS; encoded by the coding sequence ATGACCTTTACTCTAACCAGTAACGACCTGAAAGATGGCGAGAAAATGCCGGAAGCTCAGGTGTTCAACGGCATGGGTTATCAGGGACAAAACATCTCGCCACACTTGGCGTGGAGCGGCGCACCGGAAGGCACCAAAAGCTTCGCCATCACCTGTTATGACCCGGACGCTCCTACCGGCTCCGGCTGGTGGCACTGGGGCGTGGCGAACATCCCCGCCGACGTCAGCGAACTGGCGCAAGGCGCGGGTTCCGGCAAAGCGGAATTGCCTCACCGCGCGGTGCAAACCCGCACTGACTTCGGCAAAGCGGGCTACGGCGGCGCGGCACCTCCGCAGGGCGAGAGCCATCGTTATCAGTTCACGATTTATGCCTTAGACGTCGACTCGCTGGAAGTGGACGAAAACGCCAGCGGCGCCTATCTCGGCTTCAATATACACTTCCATACAATAGGCAAATCTTCTCTGACGGTGTTATATAGCTGA
- a CDS encoding Fic family protein, with protein MKVKRPPALLAVGQIPGDALTATFPFVSVVNEKGQYLHWDALRHRIPAGINPQIFWSLTTIVRRANGRLLTLNGYDFNQLAFLNITPQMQQTISMVDRLATSGGESELLEPLFASRHLLEELRAEESISSSQLEGAATTSRVALEMIKVNRAPRDESEKMIMGNFHMMEYVNAHCSEDLSLANFKELHAIAVGEINDQKYRPGEFRHSDDVVVADIQNEIIHNPPTYTEVELRLSLLFKWANQPHERQEGKEYLHPLIKACILHFMIGFIHPFNDGNGRAARALFYWYMLRCGYSAFRHISISKLLKNASTAYAKSYCYSETDDMDLTYFVDYQCSIVGRALNEYVDYIHHMVKVRDELNRFLYESEIGATLNERQKNLLNVAFARPENIFTVAEVRERLGVSDNTARKDLTVLAELGLLRTHKDGKETVYVSPKSPPQVSQWKNQARPKGSAW; from the coding sequence ATGAAGGTCAAACGTCCTCCAGCGCTGCTCGCCGTGGGTCAAATACCCGGCGATGCGCTTACCGCCACCTTTCCCTTCGTCTCTGTAGTCAATGAAAAGGGCCAATATCTACATTGGGATGCCCTAAGGCATCGCATTCCTGCTGGGATTAACCCGCAAATCTTCTGGTCACTCACCACCATTGTGCGTCGCGCCAACGGGCGTTTGCTGACCCTTAATGGTTACGATTTCAACCAGTTGGCTTTCCTCAATATCACGCCGCAAATGCAGCAGACTATCTCGATGGTCGATAGGCTGGCGACGTCGGGCGGCGAGAGCGAACTGCTGGAGCCCCTGTTCGCCTCGCGCCACTTGCTTGAGGAGCTGCGTGCTGAAGAGTCGATTTCATCCAGCCAGTTAGAAGGGGCGGCCACCACCAGCCGCGTCGCGCTAGAGATGATTAAAGTCAATCGCGCGCCGCGAGATGAGAGCGAAAAAATGATCATGGGGAATTTCCACATGATGGAATACGTCAATGCCCATTGTTCAGAAGATCTCAGTTTGGCAAATTTTAAGGAGTTACACGCCATCGCCGTGGGGGAGATTAATGACCAAAAATATCGCCCGGGGGAGTTTCGCCATTCAGACGACGTGGTGGTGGCGGATATTCAAAATGAAATCATTCATAACCCGCCGACCTATACCGAGGTCGAACTCAGGCTGTCGCTATTATTCAAATGGGCTAACCAGCCCCACGAGCGGCAGGAGGGGAAAGAGTACCTTCATCCGTTAATCAAAGCCTGCATCCTGCATTTCATGATTGGGTTTATTCATCCGTTTAATGATGGCAATGGCCGCGCGGCAAGGGCGCTGTTCTATTGGTACATGCTGCGCTGCGGCTATTCGGCCTTTCGCCATATCTCAATCAGCAAGCTGCTGAAAAATGCCTCAACGGCCTACGCAAAGTCCTATTGTTATTCCGAGACGGATGACATGGATTTGACCTATTTCGTTGATTATCAATGCAGCATTGTTGGGCGGGCTTTGAATGAGTACGTGGATTACATTCACCACATGGTGAAGGTGCGGGATGAGCTGAATAGGTTTTTGTATGAGTCAGAAATTGGCGCAACATTAAACGAACGCCAGAAAAACCTGCTCAACGTGGCTTTTGCCCGGCCGGAAAATATCTTTACCGTGGCGGAAGTCAGGGAGCGGCTGGGCGTGTCCGACAACACGGCGAGGAAGGATTTAACTGTCTTGGCTGAGCTGGGTTTATTGCGAACCCATAAAGACGGTAAAGAGACGGTTTACGTTTCGCCAAAAAGTCCGCCGCAGGTCAGTCAGTGGAAAAATCAGGCACGGCCCAAAGGCAGTGCCTGGTAA
- a CDS encoding pyridoxal phosphatase, with translation MTYRVIALDLDGTLLDRQKRILPESLAVLAEARSQGVKVIVVTGRHHVAIHPFYQALQLDTPAICCNGTYLYDYHARKVITSDPMDKIKAKKVVDLLEHHGIHGLLYVDDAMLYQHLNGHVSRSIVWGEALPQGQRPNIVKVDSLRDAADQANSVWKFATSHEDLDALRAFAKQVEDDLGLACEWSWHDQVDVAKQGNSKGRRLQEWVESQGMSMADVIAFGDNYNDLSMLENVGLGVAMGNADDAIKQRAGLVIADNEQPGIAEVIRTKVLG, from the coding sequence ATGACCTATCGCGTAATTGCGCTTGATTTAGACGGCACCCTGCTGGACCGTCAAAAACGTATTCTCCCTGAATCTCTGGCCGTGCTGGCCGAAGCCCGCTCACAGGGTGTGAAAGTGATTGTGGTCACCGGCCGCCATCACGTGGCGATCCACCCGTTCTATCAGGCCTTGCAGCTCGATACTCCGGCCATCTGCTGTAACGGCACTTACCTGTACGATTACCACGCGCGCAAAGTCATCACCTCTGACCCAATGGATAAAATCAAAGCCAAAAAAGTGGTGGATCTGCTCGAGCATCACGGCATCCACGGCCTGCTCTACGTGGACGATGCCATGCTGTATCAGCATTTAAACGGCCACGTCAGCCGCTCTATCGTTTGGGGTGAAGCGCTGCCGCAGGGCCAGCGGCCGAATATCGTCAAAGTCGACAGCCTGCGTGACGCCGCCGATCAGGCTAACTCGGTGTGGAAATTCGCCACCTCCCATGAAGATCTCGACGCCCTGCGCGCCTTCGCCAAGCAGGTAGAAGATGATTTAGGTCTGGCCTGCGAATGGTCGTGGCACGATCAGGTAGACGTCGCGAAACAGGGCAACAGCAAAGGCCGCCGCTTGCAGGAGTGGGTGGAGTCGCAAGGTATGAGCATGGCCGACGTCATCGCCTTCGGCGACAACTACAATGACCTGAGCATGCTAGAAAATGTCGGCCTCGGCGTCGCCATGGGCAACGCCGACGACGCTATCAAACAGCGTGCCGGTCTGGTCATCGCCGACAACGAACAGCCGGGCATCGCCGAGGTGATTCGCACGAAGGTGTTGGGTTAA
- the pgl gene encoding 6-phosphogluconolactonase — protein MKQVVYVASPESQQIHVFRLSENGELSPLQIVDVPGQVQPMVIHPDGHRLYVGVRPEFGILTYRIDHEGKLEQAGMAPLPGSPTHVGTDLQGRFLFSASYSFNNVSIHPINEEGIVTAPIHVLEDIQAPHSANIDPTNQLLMIPALKEDRIRLFDFSLQGAATPHHVEALKTKTGAGPRHMAFHPNQHFAYCINELDSSVDVYQKDVTSGEYHNVQSLNIMPADFKDTRWAADIHITPNGKFLYACDRTASLISVLSVSEDGSVLELLGHHATQTQPRGFNIDHQGQFVITAGQKSNGIEVAKIDQTSGALTTLKEYPVGKGPMWVSILDLRN, from the coding sequence ATGAAGCAAGTTGTCTACGTTGCCAGCCCTGAGAGCCAGCAAATTCACGTATTTCGTCTGAGCGAAAACGGCGAGCTGAGCCCGCTGCAAATCGTTGACGTGCCTGGTCAGGTTCAGCCAATGGTTATTCATCCTGATGGTCATCGTTTATATGTCGGCGTGCGCCCAGAGTTTGGCATTCTGACCTACCGCATTGACCACGAAGGCAAGCTGGAACAGGCAGGCATGGCGCCGCTGCCGGGCAGCCCGACCCACGTCGGCACTGACCTACAGGGCCGCTTCTTGTTCTCGGCGTCTTACAGCTTCAACAATGTCAGCATTCATCCCATCAATGAAGAAGGCATCGTCACCGCGCCAATTCACGTGCTGGAAGATATTCAGGCGCCGCACTCGGCCAATATCGACCCGACCAACCAGTTGCTGATGATCCCGGCGCTGAAAGAAGACCGCATCCGCCTGTTTGATTTCAGCCTGCAAGGCGCGGCGACGCCGCACCACGTGGAAGCGCTGAAAACCAAGACCGGCGCGGGCCCGCGTCATATGGCTTTCCACCCGAATCAGCACTTTGCGTACTGCATTAACGAGCTGGACAGCAGCGTCGATGTCTATCAGAAAGACGTGACCAGCGGCGAATACCACAATGTTCAGTCACTGAACATCATGCCGGCTGATTTCAAAGACACGCGTTGGGCGGCGGACATTCACATCACGCCAAACGGCAAATTCCTCTACGCCTGCGACCGTACCGCCAGCCTGATCTCCGTGCTCAGCGTGTCCGAAGATGGCAGCGTGCTGGAGCTGTTGGGGCATCACGCCACCCAGACTCAGCCGCGCGGCTTCAACATTGACCATCAGGGCCAGTTTGTTATCACGGCAGGTCAAAAATCTAACGGCATCGAAGTGGCGAAGATTGACCAAACCAGCGGTGCGCTGACCACGCTGAAAGAGTACCCGGTGGGCAAAGGCCCAATGTGGGTGAGCATTCTTGACCTGAGAAATTAA